A window of Desulfovibrio desulfuricans DSM 642 contains these coding sequences:
- a CDS encoding M23 family metallopeptidase — protein sequence MRKRSLFSSVLGIIVVAILVLGGYTFFKDLDGPTVDVTPNTGRISPASVLKVRMKDPSGIRSISVGVRKNNVLNVIYSKHFDQYIPEREVEVPMKDANLREGAFELEIRATDGSLAGFGQGNTRTVQLPMRLDTQPPRISVKTLPPNVRRGGTAVVRYTIDEDVSSSGVLVAGYFVPGYMQKDGSYLCFFPFPYTMTARDYKNSVEITATDLAGNVTKSHLTVMSFERTFKSDSIEVTDNFLMAVESKLRDLAPDAANPLECYLYINNQVRAANVQTLREIGRDTAAAMLWSGVFERLPRSAPRAGFGDHRFFNYQGKPVGESYHLGFDLASVRNAEVPAANSGRVVFCGNLGIYGNLIVIDHGLGLMSIYSHLNDQVVKVGDVVQRGQLIGHTGSTGLAFGDHLHFGILVGGVEVTPLEWLDPKWIKDNVTGRIDASMTQQ from the coding sequence ATGCGTAAAAGAAGTTTGTTTTCATCGGTACTAGGTATTATAGTGGTCGCCATTCTGGTTTTGGGCGGCTACACTTTTTTTAAAGATCTTGACGGCCCTACCGTTGACGTCACGCCAAATACCGGCAGGATATCACCTGCCAGCGTACTCAAAGTACGCATGAAGGATCCTTCGGGCATCCGCTCCATTTCTGTAGGCGTGCGCAAGAACAACGTCCTCAACGTCATCTACAGCAAGCACTTTGACCAGTACATTCCTGAACGCGAGGTGGAAGTCCCCATGAAGGACGCCAACCTGCGCGAAGGTGCTTTTGAGCTTGAAATCCGGGCTACGGACGGCTCGCTTGCCGGATTCGGCCAGGGCAACACCCGCACGGTTCAGCTGCCCATGCGCCTCGATACGCAGCCCCCGCGCATTTCTGTCAAAACCCTGCCCCCCAATGTGCGCAGGGGCGGCACCGCTGTAGTGCGTTACACCATTGATGAAGATGTGAGCAGCAGCGGCGTTCTGGTGGCGGGCTACTTTGTGCCCGGCTACATGCAAAAAGACGGCAGCTATCTCTGCTTTTTCCCTTTCCCGTACACAATGACCGCCAGAGACTACAAGAACAGCGTTGAGATAACGGCCACAGACCTTGCGGGCAATGTCACCAAGAGCCACCTCACAGTCATGTCCTTTGAAAGAACGTTCAAGAGCGACAGCATTGAAGTGACAGACAACTTCCTGATGGCGGTTGAAAGCAAGCTGCGCGATCTGGCCCCCGATGCCGCAAACCCGCTGGAGTGTTACCTGTATATCAACAATCAGGTGCGCGCCGCCAATGTGCAGACCTTGCGCGAAATTGGGCGGGACACTGCCGCGGCCATGCTGTGGAGCGGCGTTTTTGAGCGTTTGCCGCGCTCTGCCCCGCGCGCCGGATTTGGCGACCACCGTTTCTTCAACTATCAGGGCAAGCCCGTGGGCGAATCCTATCATCTGGGATTTGACCTTGCTTCGGTGCGCAATGCCGAGGTGCCCGCCGCCAATAGCGGCCGCGTGGTCTTCTGCGGCAACCTTGGCATCTACGGCAACCTCATTGTCATTGACCATGGCCTTGGCCTCATGTCCATATACTCCCACCTCAACGATCAGGTTGTAAAAGTGGGTGATGTGGTGCAGCGAGGCCAGCTCATTGGCCATACCGGCAGCACAGGCCTTGCCTTTGGCGATCACCTGCACTTTGGCATTCTGGTGGGCGGCGTGGAAGTGACCCCCCTTGAGTGGCTTGACCCCAAGTGGATCAAGGACAACGTCACTGGTCGCATTGATGCTTCCATGACGCAACAGTAG